One segment of Desulfobacterales bacterium DNA contains the following:
- a CDS encoding FAD-binding protein, with the protein MEKNQNLKNMSRRKFMAIAGGAAGLAVMASMGLSAERGECSANIPAIDIDKIAVAENEADVLVVGGGIAGLFAAVKAHDAGASVLMVSKGRLGSS; encoded by the coding sequence AAAATATGTCCCGTCGAAAGTTCATGGCGATAGCCGGCGGCGCAGCGGGGCTTGCGGTAATGGCATCCATGGGCCTGTCCGCAGAGCGCGGTGAGTGCAGCGCCAATATTCCTGCAATCGATATCGATAAAATAGCGGTTGCCGAAAACGAAGCCGATGTGCTGGTGGTGGGCGGCGGAATCGCGGGCCTTTTCGCCGCGGTCAAAGCCCATGATGCCGGCGCCAGCGTCCTCATGGTATCCAAGGGACGTCTCGGCTCATC